The Rhodobacter sp. CZR27 genome includes a window with the following:
- the rho gene encoding transcription termination factor Rho, whose translation MTERLNLADLKAKTPADLLAMAEEWEIENAPSMRKGEMMFSILKEHAEEGYEIGGDGVLEVLQDGFGFLRSPEANYLPGPDDIYVSPEILRQFSLRTGDTIEGVIVAPRENERYFSLTRVTRINFDDPERARHKVHFDNLTPLYPDERLKMEVDDPTIKDRSARIIDLVAPIGKGQRGLIVAPPRTGKTVLLQNIAHSIATNHPECYLIVLLIDERPEEVTDMQRSVKGEVVSSTFDEPATRHVAVAEMVIEKAKRLVEHKRDVVILLDSITRLGRAFNTVVPSSGKVLTGGVDANALQRPKRFFGAARNIEEGGSLTIIATALIDTGSRMDEVIFEEFKGTGNSEIVLDRKVADKRVFPAMDILKSGTRKEDLLVDKSDLQKTYVLRRILNPMGTTDAIEFLISKLRQTKSNAEFFDSMNT comes from the coding sequence TCCTGAAGGAGCATGCCGAGGAAGGTTACGAGATCGGCGGCGACGGTGTGCTCGAGGTGCTGCAGGACGGCTTCGGCTTCCTGCGCTCGCCCGAGGCGAACTACCTGCCCGGCCCGGACGACATCTACGTCTCGCCCGAGATCCTGCGCCAGTTCTCGCTGCGCACCGGCGACACCATCGAGGGCGTGATCGTCGCCCCGCGCGAGAACGAGCGCTATTTCAGCCTGACGCGGGTCACGCGGATCAACTTCGACGATCCCGAGCGCGCCCGCCACAAGGTGCATTTCGACAACCTGACGCCGCTCTATCCCGACGAGCGGCTGAAGATGGAAGTGGACGATCCGACAATCAAGGACCGCTCCGCCCGGATCATCGACCTGGTGGCGCCGATCGGGAAGGGGCAGCGTGGTCTGATCGTGGCGCCGCCGCGCACCGGCAAGACGGTGCTGTTGCAGAACATCGCTCATTCCATCGCGACCAACCACCCCGAGTGCTACCTGATCGTGCTGCTGATCGACGAGCGGCCCGAGGAGGTGACGGACATGCAGCGCTCGGTGAAGGGCGAGGTCGTGTCCTCGACCTTCGACGAGCCGGCGACGCGGCACGTGGCGGTGGCCGAGATGGTGATCGAGAAGGCCAAGCGCCTCGTCGAGCACAAGCGCGACGTGGTGATCCTGCTCGACTCGATCACCCGTCTGGGACGGGCGTTCAACACCGTGGTGCCGTCGTCGGGCAAGGTGTTGACCGGCGGCGTCGATGCCAATGCGCTGCAACGTCCGAAAAGGTTTTTCGGCGCTGCGCGGAACATCGAGGAGGGTGGGTCGCTGACCATCATCGCGACCGCGCTGATCGATACCGGCAGCCGGATGGACGAAGTGATCTTCGAGGAGTTCAAGGGGACCGGCAACTCGGAGATCGTGCTGGACCGCAAGGTGGCGGACAAGCGGGTCTTCCCGGCGATGGACATCCTCAAGTCCGGCACCCGGAAGGAGGATCTGCTGGTCGACAAGTCGGACCTGCAGAAGACCTACGTCCTGCGCCGCATCCTGAACCCGATGGGCACAACGGACGCAATCGAATTCCTGATCTCGAAGCTGCGGCAGACCAAGAGCAATGCCGAGTTCTTCGACTCGATGAATACCTGA
- the mnmE gene encoding tRNA uridine-5-carboxymethylaminomethyl(34) synthesis GTPase MnmE, which produces METIYALASARGKAGVAVLRLSGPRAHEAVAAFGVALPEPRRAALRRLKWQGEVLDEALVLLFAEGASFTGEAAAELHLHGSPAAVSAVLRALSEQPDLRPAEAGEFTRRALENGRLDLAQVEGLADLIDAETEAQRRQAMKVFSGSIGERAEAWRRDLIRAAALLEATIDFADEDVPVDVSPEVLSLVDGLLADLRREAEGSRVAERIRDGFEVAIVGAPNAGKSTLLNALARREAALTSEIAGTTRDVIEVRMDLDGLPVTLLDTAGLRQTDDPVESLGIDRAVSRANAADLRVFLVDEAGPLPGVERREGDLIVQGKADLRPGDGMRVSGRTGEGLTDLVAAISLQLRDRTAAAGSLTRERHRIAIERAIVAMESMRAEVLRGTQRTEVAAENLRQAIRALDSLVGRVDVESLLGEIFASFCIGK; this is translated from the coding sequence ATGGAGACGATCTACGCCTTGGCCAGCGCGCGCGGCAAGGCCGGGGTGGCGGTTTTGCGTCTCTCCGGACCGCGCGCTCACGAGGCGGTGGCCGCCTTCGGTGTGGCCTTGCCCGAGCCTCGGCGGGCGGCACTCCGGCGGCTGAAGTGGCAGGGCGAAGTCCTCGATGAGGCGCTGGTGCTGCTGTTCGCCGAAGGTGCGAGTTTTACCGGCGAGGCGGCGGCGGAGCTTCATCTGCACGGCAGTCCCGCCGCCGTCTCCGCGGTTCTGAGGGCGCTGTCCGAACAGCCCGACCTGCGCCCCGCAGAAGCTGGCGAGTTCACGCGGCGCGCGCTGGAGAACGGTCGGCTGGATCTTGCGCAGGTCGAGGGTCTGGCGGATCTGATCGACGCCGAGACCGAGGCGCAGAGGCGGCAGGCCATGAAGGTCTTTTCCGGGTCGATCGGCGAACGGGCCGAAGCCTGGCGCCGGGACCTGATCCGGGCTGCGGCGCTTCTGGAGGCGACCATCGATTTCGCCGATGAGGATGTGCCGGTTGACGTGTCTCCGGAGGTGCTCTCGCTTGTGGACGGCCTGCTGGCGGACCTTCGCAGGGAAGCGGAGGGGTCTCGAGTAGCGGAGCGCATCCGGGACGGCTTCGAAGTCGCCATTGTCGGGGCCCCCAACGCGGGCAAATCGACGCTGCTCAATGCGCTGGCCCGTCGTGAGGCGGCGCTCACGTCCGAGATCGCGGGAACCACAAGGGACGTGATCGAGGTCCGGATGGATCTGGATGGCCTGCCCGTGACGCTGCTCGACACGGCTGGTCTGCGCCAGACGGATGATCCGGTGGAGAGCCTCGGGATCGATCGCGCGGTGTCGCGGGCCAATGCGGCCGATCTTCGGGTTTTTCTGGTGGACGAGGCCGGCCCGCTTCCGGGGGTTGAACGGCGCGAGGGCGATCTGATCGTTCAGGGCAAGGCGGATCTTCGCCCGGGCGACGGGATGCGTGTTTCCGGTCGCACGGGGGAGGGGTTGACGGACCTGGTGGCGGCAATCAGCCTGCAGCTTCGCGATCGGACGGCGGCCGCCGGCAGCTTGACGCGCGAGCGGCACAGGATTGCGATCGAGCGGGCAATCGTCGCTATGGAATCGATGCGGGCTGAGGTATTGAGGGGCACGCAGCGGACGGAAGTGGCGGCGGAGAATCTGCGGCAAGCGATTCGTGCTCTCGATTCGCTGGTGGGGCGGGTGGATGTCGAGTCACTTCTCGGAGAGATCTTCGCCAGCTTTTGCATCGGGAAGTGA